The Agromyces hippuratus genome has a window encoding:
- a CDS encoding LacI family DNA-binding transcriptional regulator, translating to MSEDDKARAATIFDVARLAGVSHQTVSRVLNELPNVRPATRDRVEKAIKQLRYVPSQAARALVTRRSRTLGLITTGAPDFGPSATALHFNQAARDARYAVIMASLLETDAASLRSAAEMLVRQNVEAIVLIAAHRTAVDAVQGIELGVPLVAVASQGSGLAHRVSLDQFEGARRAVSHLVESGHREIRHLAGPEDSMDAAERARGWRDVLAAHSLVAREPLVGDWSPGSGYRLGRELAASDPDFTAVFVGNDQMALGLIHALTVEGRSVPGDVSIVGFDDIPEAEHLAPPLTTVRQDFALLGRDAVAAVLTVLGDEEAEDLPVRAPTLVVRASTRAVDGPPAA from the coding sequence GTGAGTGAAGACGACAAGGCGCGCGCGGCCACCATCTTCGACGTGGCCCGCCTCGCCGGCGTATCGCACCAGACGGTGTCACGCGTGCTCAACGAGCTGCCGAACGTGCGGCCCGCCACGCGCGACCGCGTCGAGAAGGCGATCAAGCAGCTGCGCTACGTGCCGTCGCAAGCGGCGCGCGCGCTCGTCACGCGACGCTCGCGCACCCTCGGGCTGATCACGACCGGTGCCCCCGACTTCGGTCCGTCCGCGACGGCGCTGCACTTCAACCAGGCGGCGCGCGATGCCCGGTACGCGGTCATCATGGCGAGCCTGCTCGAGACGGATGCCGCGTCGCTGCGGTCAGCCGCCGAGATGCTCGTGCGCCAGAACGTCGAGGCCATCGTGCTCATCGCGGCGCACCGAACGGCCGTCGACGCGGTGCAGGGCATCGAGCTCGGCGTGCCGCTCGTCGCCGTCGCGTCGCAGGGCTCGGGGCTCGCGCACCGGGTGTCGCTCGACCAGTTCGAGGGCGCGCGGCGGGCTGTCTCGCACCTCGTCGAGTCGGGCCACCGCGAGATCCGCCACCTCGCCGGACCCGAGGACTCGATGGACGCCGCGGAGCGTGCCCGCGGCTGGCGCGACGTGCTCGCCGCCCATTCGCTCGTCGCCCGAGAACCGCTCGTGGGCGACTGGTCGCCGGGGAGCGGGTATCGCCTCGGGCGCGAGCTCGCGGCATCCGACCCCGACTTCACCGCGGTGTTCGTCGGCAACGACCAGATGGCGCTCGGCCTCATCCACGCGCTCACCGTCGAGGGGCGCTCGGTTCCGGGTGACGTCAGCATCGTCGGTTTCGACGACATCCCCGAGGCCGAGCACCTCGCGCCGCCGTTGACGACCGTGCGGCAGGACTTCGCGCTGCTCGGTCGCGATGCCGTCGCCGCGGTGCTCACGGTGCTCGGCGACGAGGAGGCCGAAGACCTGCCCGTGCGGGCGCCGACGCTCGTGGTGCGCGCATCGACGCGGGCCGTCGACGGGCCGCCGGCCGCGTAG